The Bradyrhizobium sp. CCGB01 genome segment GATCGTGACCGGAGTGGCCGTGCTGATCATCACCTGTCCTTGCGCGCTCGGACTGGCGATCCCGACCGTGCAGACGGTGGCTTCGGGTGCGATGTTCAAGGCGGGCGTGCTGCTCAATTCGGGCGATGCCATCGAGCGGCTGGCGGAGGCCGATCGTGTCATCTTCGACAAGACCGGCACGCTGACGCTGCCCGATCTCGAAGTGACGAATGTGGCCGACATTCCCGCCGACGTTTTTGAGCTCGCCGGCCGGCTGGCGCTGTCGAGCCATCATCCGGTCGCCGCCGCGGTGGCGCAGGCCGCCGGCGCGAGATCGCCTGTTGTCGGTGCGGTCGAGGAGGTCGGGCAGGGCGTGCGTGCGACCGTCGACGGTGTCGAGATTCGCCTCGGTCGTCTCTCCTTCTGCGGCGCCGAGGCATTGGTCGGCGGCGTGAGGCTCGACCCCGAAGCCTCCATCGTGGCGTTCAGCAAGGGCAGAGAGAAGTTCGTCCTCTCGGTTCGGCAGGGCCTGCGGCCGGACGCCCAGGCCGTGATCGCGGCGCTGAAGGCGCGCAATATCGGCATCGAGATCCTCTCCGGGGACCGCGAGCCGGCGGTGATCGCAGCGGCCCATGCGCTCGGCATCGCCGAATGGCGCGCCGGCGTCACGCCCGCCGACAAGATCGCGCGGATCGAGGAATTGAAGCGACGCGGCGCCAAGGCGCTGATGGTCGGCGACGGCATGAACGATGCGCCGTCGCTGGCAGCGGCCCATGTCTCGATGTCGCCGATCTCGGCTGCGCATCTCAGCCAGGCCACCGCCGATCTCGTCTTTCTCGGCCGGCCGCTGGCGCCTGTCGTCGCAGCGATCGATTCCGCGCGCAAGGCGCTGCATTTGATGCGGCAGAACCTCTGGCTGGCGATCCTCTATAATGTCCTCGCCGTGCCGGTCGCGATCAGCGGCGTCGTGACGCCCCTGATTGCGGCGGCCGCCATGAGCGGATCGTCGATCCTGGTGATGCTGAATTCGCTTCGCGCGCGCAACGCCTCGCGGGAGATCGTGTGATGGAGATCCTGGTCATCCTGGTGCCGCTGGCGCTGATGCTTGGAGGCGCCGGTCTCGTCGCCTTCCTCTGGTCGCTCCGCAGTGGCCAGTACGACGATCTCGACGGCGCGGCCTGGCGCGCGATTGCCGACGACGAGCCACCGCAGGAGGCTCCGGTCAAGCGTTAGCGCTTCAAGGCGAAGGTGAGCAGGGCGGCGGCCGCGAGCGCCACGCCGACTCCGGCAACGCACGCATGCCAGCCGAAGGCGTCGAACAGACGTCCGAGCACGGCCGTACCGACGAGCCCACCGCAGAAATAGCAGGCGAGATAGGTGCCGCTGGCGACACCGCGATTGTCGGTCGCCGCCTGTCCGACCAAGCCTGTCGCGGCGGCCTGCGCGAAAAAGGTTCCGACGCCGACCAGAACCATGCCGGTGAGGACCTCGGCCAGATGCGGCGTCAGCATCAGCGGCAGGCCCAGTCCCGCGACGGCCAGTGAACCCCAGATCGTCGGCCGCGTGCCGATGCGCGCGGCCACCTTGCCGGCCAGCAACGTCGTGACGACCGACGGCAGGAAGACGAAATAGACGAGGCCAAGATCCATCATGCCGAGTGACAGCGGCGGTCGGACCAGAACGAAATTGACGAAGGTGAAGGTACCGATGAAGGCGAACAGGATGCAGAAGCCGATGCCGAAGGCCGCGCGAAGCTGCGGATTGCGCCAGTGCGCGACCATGGCCGCCAGCGGCGAGGCCGCCGGTGCCGTCGCCGGCATAGGCTGTACGCGCTTGATCGTGAAGTAGACCAGCACGGCGCCGGTGAGATTGAGGGCGGCGAAGACATAGAAATTCCATTGCAGGCCGAGACCGTCGGCGACGGCGGCCGAGATCAGCCGACCGACGAGATTGCTGGCGACATTGCCGGTGATGTAGGCGGCAAAAGCGCCGCCCGCGTCCATGGCGCTGCATTGCTCGCCGAGGTGGGCCAGCGTCAACGCGAAGGCGGACGCCATGCAGAGGCCTTGGGCTATCCGCAGGGCGGTAAAGACGGCGAGATTCGGCGCGACCGCAAGCAGGCTGGTCGGGATTGCGAGAAGCGTCAGGCTCAGGAGAATTCCTCCGCGGCGATCGATATGGGGACTGAGAAAGCCGACGACGAGGCCTGCGACCGCCATGCCGAACGTGCTGGCATTGACGGCAAAGCCCATCGCCGCAGGCGTCGCGCCGTAGTGGCGCGTCAGCGAGGGCAGGATCGCCTGTGTCGCGAAGAGATCGACGACGGTCAGGAAGGCGGTCAAGCCGATGACGAGCGAGCGGAGCAAAACTCCCTCGCCATGCACATCCATGGCGATCGGGTCGGTCCTGATGCGTGCGGAAAGGTCGACCATGATGCGGCTTCTCCTGTGATGGATGCGGCGCCCGGCGGGGCTGGTGGCGTGGGGGATCCCGGGCGCCGCATCCGGTAACGGGTGCGCTGGGGCGGGGCGCGCGCGTTACATGTTGTGGTCGTGCGGGTCTTTGCGGACGTCGCCGACATAGAGAATGACCGTCTCCTTGCCGAGGTTCTTCCACCAATGCGAGGTGCCGAACGTTTCGGGGCGGAGGTCGCCGGCCTTGTGCACGATCGGATCGGCACAGTTGGAGGCGTATTCGACGATCTCGCCCTGCTGCACGAAGATCAAAGCGGGGCGGTCGTCATGGCTATGCCACGGCACGATGCCGCCGGGCTCGATGGTCAGCTTGCGGAAGCGCAGCTCGCGGCCTTCAATATGTGCCGGTTGCTTGCCGAGGTCGATCGCGCCGAGCGTGACGTCGGTGACGCCGACCGGCTTGTGGTCGACCATCTGTTGCGCGTTCGGCTTGATCTTGTCAGCCGGGCAGTCGCCGGCGAGCACTGGTTGCGCCGAGAGCGTCAGTGCACCGAAGATCGCGAGGCCCGGCCAGACCGCGCGTGACAATGTGTGATGCCTGGACATGGAATTCTCCTGTGTTGGCCGCAACCGCGATGGTCGCCGGCGATGTCGGGAGCTTCGTCGAGACGGCGTCCGGCTTGAAATGCCGGTTGGCTCTCGATGCGATAGCGCCGCGCTATGTTGATAGGCGCGCGCTATCGAACCGATTGGGGATCGGCATTTCCGTTTCCCGGGCTTCCGGCGTCCGATGGCCGTGCGCCCGATTGGCGGGCGTCTACGTCGATCCGGAGGAGCACTTCATGACGAAATTGTCCAAGACCATGATCGCCACGGCCATGTTTGCGGTGATCGCCACATCGGCCTTCTCTGAGGCGACGTGGGATTTCAAGGCCGGCATGGCCTATATGTATGGCGGACCCGGCAAGATGTCGGCGATGGCCATGGCCCCGGCCGAGAAGAACCACGAGGCGATGATGAAGCATGCGAAGAAGGTGCCCGACAACACCGTCTTCTTCATGGACAACGGATCGCTCTACTCCACCTCGGGGCGGCTCGATCCGACCGGCAATTTCTACGTGAACTGAGCCGCCCCGCCGTCGCGGCCGCCCCTTGCGGGCGGCCGAACCGGGCAACTATTATTCGCCCCCAGAACGCCGGAGCAGAAGATGACGTCTCTTTCGCCAGCCGACGCCGAACGGCTCAAGGTCGCTTTTCAGCGCTGCCGCGACATGGATGGCACGTTGAACGAGCAGCTCCGCGCCTATGCCGATGCCAGCCGCGAGGTCTTCCCAGCCTATGGCGAGGCGGTCGATCGCCTTGTGGTGAGACTAGGCGGGAACGGCGGCGGCGAGACCGCGCCGCGCCCGGGCGATACGATGCCCCCATTCATGCTGCCGGATGAAAGCGGACGGCTCGTCGCGCTGACTGCGCTGCTGGAGCGTGGCCCGGTCGCGGTGATGTTCTTCCGCGGTCATTGGTGCCCTTATTGCCGGCTCAATGTTCGTGCGGTGGTCCAGGCGCTGGACCGCATCGAGGCTATGGGTGCGCGGATCGTCGCGATCATGCCGGAGACGCAGGAATATACAAGCCAACTCAAGGCGGACGCCGGTGCCCCATTTCCGATCCTGACCGATCTCGATAATGGCTATGCGCTGTCACTCAATCTCGCGATCTGGCTCGGCAGCGAGATCCAGAGCTTGTTGTCCTATCAGGACATGGCAAAATTTCACGGCAATGATGGCTGGATGCTGCCGATCCCGGCCGTGTTCGTGATCGGCCGCGACGGCCTCGTGAAAGCCCGCTTCGTCGATCCGGATTTCCGCAAGCGCATGGAGATCGACGATCTGCTCGCGGCGCTGGAGAGTGCGAGCAAGGAGAATTGAGTTTCTCTTGCCTTCTGCCCTTGCGGGAGAAGGTGGCGCGAAGCGCCGGATGAGGGGGTGTCGCGGCGTATTCTCAAGTGAGAGAATCGTGCGCAGAGAGAACCCCTCACCCGTCTCGCCGCTACGCGGCGATCCACCCTCTCCCACAAGGGGAGAGGGTAAGCGGCAGGCTCTACCCCGCGATCGCTCGCCAGTCCGCGCCGCGCAGCATCCGCATCACGGCGTTGGCGACCGCCGTGCGCTGCCGGCCGGCAACTCCGTAGAGGCTGACGGTGCGGCGGGCGTCGAGCCCCGTGACCGTGGCGCGCGTCAGCTTTTCCGGTACGGGTGAGGTGTGCGGCAGCA includes the following:
- the ccoS gene encoding cbb3-type cytochrome oxidase assembly protein CcoS, coding for MEILVILVPLALMLGGAGLVAFLWSLRSGQYDDLDGAAWRAIADDEPPQEAPVKR
- a CDS encoding MFS transporter; this translates as MVDLSARIRTDPIAMDVHGEGVLLRSLVIGLTAFLTVVDLFATQAILPSLTRHYGATPAAMGFAVNASTFGMAVAGLVVGFLSPHIDRRGGILLSLTLLAIPTSLLAVAPNLAVFTALRIAQGLCMASAFALTLAHLGEQCSAMDAGGAFAAYITGNVASNLVGRLISAAVADGLGLQWNFYVFAALNLTGAVLVYFTIKRVQPMPATAPAASPLAAMVAHWRNPQLRAAFGIGFCILFAFIGTFTFVNFVLVRPPLSLGMMDLGLVYFVFLPSVVTTLLAGKVAARIGTRPTIWGSLAVAGLGLPLMLTPHLAEVLTGMVLVGVGTFFAQAAATGLVGQAATDNRGVASGTYLACYFCGGLVGTAVLGRLFDAFGWHACVAGVGVALAAAALLTFALKR
- a CDS encoding cupin domain-containing protein gives rise to the protein MSRHHTLSRAVWPGLAIFGALTLSAQPVLAGDCPADKIKPNAQQMVDHKPVGVTDVTLGAIDLGKQPAHIEGRELRFRKLTIEPGGIVPWHSHDDRPALIFVQQGEIVEYASNCADPIVHKAGDLRPETFGTSHWWKNLGKETVILYVGDVRKDPHDHNM
- a CDS encoding peroxiredoxin-like family protein, whose protein sequence is MTSLSPADAERLKVAFQRCRDMDGTLNEQLRAYADASREVFPAYGEAVDRLVVRLGGNGGGETAPRPGDTMPPFMLPDESGRLVALTALLERGPVAVMFFRGHWCPYCRLNVRAVVQALDRIEAMGARIVAIMPETQEYTSQLKADAGAPFPILTDLDNGYALSLNLAIWLGSEIQSLLSYQDMAKFHGNDGWMLPIPAVFVIGRDGLVKARFVDPDFRKRMEIDDLLAALESASKEN